One window from the genome of uncultured Cohaesibacter sp. encodes:
- a CDS encoding ATP-binding protein, which produces MTSSSQTHDEKATETRPWWKRLRLWPSSLAGQLVAALLIALVIAQLITILIFASERSYIAVATYRGQVLDRTASVVRLLNETDASVHERVIRAAEGQDVLYTIRDNTTLQLPQPGTLSAMLTSKLESRAGLEEGSVRISQIDENLFWGGRRPSRDNDENRAQQTPRPASDPSANGPRALTPEAREGNDDNRKGWGRRWSDENGDGDRMRHRFRRPKLEELDMTIAIPLDNGKWLQVRTGVPAPPDKWGRPFLISLGMTALLILLVVIFTVRRLTAPLRDLERASRKLGRGETIEPLKEAGPKEIRNTISAFNAMQERLMRFVQDRTRMLAAVSHDLRTPITTMRLRAEFIDDEEMREKILATLDEMQAMTNAVLAFTREDATNEETREVDLSAMLSSLEEDYQDLGKAVTYQGPDSLVYPCRQVSLKRALCNLIENALRYAGDASISLSKTSQSIRITVSDTGPGIPENKLEEVFSPFFRVEGSRNMETGGVGLGLSITRTIIRSHGGDVILTNRPEGGLEATITLPK; this is translated from the coding sequence ATGACGTCCAGTTCACAGACCCACGACGAAAAAGCGACCGAGACAAGACCCTGGTGGAAACGATTGAGGCTCTGGCCTTCTTCGCTTGCCGGCCAACTGGTTGCTGCCCTGTTGATCGCGCTTGTCATTGCCCAGTTGATCACCATTCTGATCTTTGCCAGCGAACGATCCTACATTGCGGTTGCCACCTATCGCGGTCAGGTGCTGGACCGGACGGCTTCGGTCGTGCGCCTGCTCAATGAAACCGATGCATCCGTCCACGAGCGTGTCATCCGGGCGGCTGAAGGTCAGGACGTGCTCTATACGATCCGCGACAACACCACGCTGCAGTTGCCCCAGCCGGGCACATTGTCTGCCATGTTGACGAGCAAACTTGAAAGCCGCGCGGGCCTGGAAGAAGGCTCGGTTCGCATCAGCCAGATCGACGAGAATCTCTTCTGGGGCGGTCGCAGGCCCAGCCGTGACAACGACGAAAACCGGGCACAGCAAACGCCTCGCCCGGCATCTGATCCGTCAGCCAACGGCCCTCGTGCGCTCACTCCCGAGGCCCGTGAGGGCAATGACGACAACCGCAAGGGATGGGGGCGGCGCTGGAGCGACGAGAATGGTGACGGAGACCGGATGCGACACAGGTTCCGTCGCCCCAAGCTCGAAGAACTGGACATGACGATTGCCATTCCGCTCGACAATGGCAAGTGGCTGCAGGTACGCACGGGCGTGCCCGCGCCTCCTGACAAATGGGGGCGTCCGTTCCTGATTTCGCTTGGCATGACAGCCCTCTTGATCCTGCTGGTCGTGATCTTCACCGTCCGTCGCCTCACGGCTCCCTTGCGGGATCTGGAGCGGGCTTCGCGTAAGCTCGGCCGGGGCGAGACCATCGAACCACTCAAGGAGGCGGGACCGAAAGAGATCCGCAACACCATTTCTGCCTTTAACGCGATGCAGGAACGTCTGATGCGCTTCGTGCAGGATCGCACGCGGATGCTCGCTGCGGTCAGTCATGACCTGCGCACGCCCATCACCACGATGCGGCTGAGAGCTGAATTTATAGACGACGAGGAAATGCGCGAGAAAATCCTCGCAACGCTCGACGAGATGCAGGCAATGACCAATGCGGTTCTGGCCTTCACCCGGGAAGACGCCACGAATGAGGAAACCCGCGAGGTCGATCTCTCGGCAATGCTCTCCTCGCTCGAGGAGGATTATCAGGATCTCGGCAAGGCCGTCACCTATCAGGGGCCGGACAGTCTCGTCTATCCGTGCCGTCAGGTCAGTCTCAAACGGGCCCTGTGCAATCTGATCGAAAATGCGCTTCGTTACGCCGGGGATGCTTCGATCTCGCTGTCGAAGACCTCACAAAGCATCAGGATCACGGTCAGTGACACCGGCCCGGGCATTCCTGAGAACAAACTCGAGGAAGTCTTCTCACCCTTCTTCCGGGTCGAAGGATCGCGGAACATGGAGACAGGCGGGGTCGGTCTCGGCCTCTCCATCACGCGGACAATCATCCGCAGCCACGGCGGCGATGTCATCCTTACCAACCGGCCGGAAGGTGGTCTGGAAGCGACCATCACCCTGCCGAAATAG
- a CDS encoding response regulator, whose protein sequence is MEQSAHILVVDDHQDIRELLSKYLSKNGFRVTHADGGVKMRQVLKTAAIDLIVLDVMMPGEDGLTLCRHVRENENIPVILLTALGEETDRIVGLEIGADDYLTKPFNPRELLARIKSVLRRSQSLPPEAQKRDEPDVLRFDDWELHVHQRELLSPKGVTVPLSAADYRLLVTFLKRPTMVLSRDQLLDLTSGRTAQIFDRSIDNQVSRLRKKIEDDPKIPKLIKTVRGGGYVFTGKVTGKVSASDLDVSDPGDDL, encoded by the coding sequence ATGGAACAGTCGGCACATATTCTGGTGGTGGATGATCATCAAGATATTCGCGAACTCCTGTCCAAATATCTTTCCAAGAATGGTTTCCGCGTCACCCACGCCGACGGCGGCGTCAAGATGCGTCAGGTGCTCAAGACGGCAGCAATCGACCTCATCGTACTTGATGTCATGATGCCCGGCGAGGATGGGCTGACGCTCTGCCGCCATGTGCGGGAGAATGAGAATATCCCCGTCATCCTGCTGACTGCGCTTGGTGAGGAGACGGACCGCATCGTCGGTCTAGAGATCGGCGCCGATGACTATCTGACCAAACCGTTCAATCCGCGCGAGTTGCTGGCGCGCATCAAATCGGTGTTGCGCCGCAGCCAGTCCCTGCCGCCTGAAGCCCAGAAGCGGGACGAGCCGGACGTGTTGCGGTTTGATGACTGGGAATTGCATGTGCATCAGCGCGAGCTTCTGAGCCCCAAGGGCGTCACGGTGCCTCTCAGCGCGGCGGACTATCGCCTGCTGGTCACCTTCCTCAAGCGCCCGACGATGGTGCTGTCACGGGACCAGTTGCTCGACCTCACGTCGGGCCGGACCGCGCAGATCTTCGACCGCTCCATTGACAATCAGGTCTCCAGATTGCGCAAGAAGATCGAGGATGACCCCAAGATCCCGAAACTGATTAAGACGGTGCGCGGCGGCGGCTATGTCTTCACCGGAAAGGTGACAGGCAAGGTGTCGGCCAGCGATCTCGATGTCTCTGATCCGGGAGACGACCTCTGA
- a CDS encoding EF-hand domain-containing protein codes for MKNLSKFALAVALIGGVSATALTVDTASARGFEQGPKMGHGFMGKGMMGPGGGGLFKALDADKDGTLTKEELTSGLEAKIKDNDVDGDNAITLEEFKTEWQKITQQAMVRAFQRMDRDGSGKVTLEEINEPATMMFERMDRNNDGKIDKTDRPSRKFMGKRGGPDGNFGPGKGYRHHGQFQQQGWFQKGNFNQQAPQAPQAPEAPEAQ; via the coding sequence ATGAAAAACCTTAGCAAATTCGCACTTGCCGTTGCCCTGATCGGTGGCGTGTCCGCAACCGCACTGACCGTTGACACGGCTTCTGCACGTGGCTTCGAGCAGGGTCCGAAAATGGGCCATGGCTTCATGGGAAAAGGCATGATGGGCCCGGGTGGCGGCGGATTGTTCAAGGCACTTGATGCTGACAAGGACGGCACTCTGACCAAGGAGGAACTGACCAGCGGGCTGGAAGCCAAGATCAAGGACAACGACGTCGACGGTGACAATGCAATCACCCTCGAGGAATTCAAAACCGAATGGCAGAAAATCACCCAGCAGGCCATGGTCCGCGCCTTCCAGCGCATGGATCGTGATGGCAGCGGCAAGGTGACCCTCGAGGAAATCAACGAACCTGCGACCATGATGTTTGAACGCATGGACCGCAACAATGACGGCAAGATCGACAAGACCGATCGCCCAAGCCGCAAGTTCATGGGAAAACGTGGTGGACCGGATGGCAACTTCGGCCCGGGCAAAGGCTACAGGCATCACGGTCAGTTCCAGCAGCAGGGTTGGTTCCAGAAAGGCAACTTCAACCAGCAGGCACCGCAAGCGCCTCAGGCTCCCGAGGCACCTGAGGCTCAGTAA